CACGCTGATCCATCTCTACAGCTTTTCCAAGGCCTACCGGCTGACCGGCCACCGCGTCGGCGCGGTGATCGCAAGCCCGGCCCGCATGGTCGAGATCGAGAAATTCCTCGACACCGTTGCCATCTGCGCCAGCCAGATCGGCCAGATCGGCGCCGCCTGGGGCATGGCGAACCTGGGCCCATGGCTCGCGGGCGAGCGCGCGGAAATCCTGGCCCGCCGCCGCGCCATGGCCGAGGGCATGGCCGGCCTTGCGGGCTGGCGGGTCAAGGGCTGCGGCGCCTATTTCGCTTGGGTCGAGCATCCGTTCGACCTCGCCTCGCCCGATCTTGCCCGCCGGCTGGTGGCCGAGGCCGGCGTGCTGGCGCTGCCCGGCACCATGTTCATGCCCGAGGGCGAGGCCGAGGGCGCGCGCCATCTGCGCATCGCCTTCGCCAATGCCGACCTGGACGGGATCGCCCTGCTGATGCGGCGGCTGGACGGCTTCCGTCCCTGACGGCCCGGCTTGCGGGATCGTGAGGCCGCGCGGCCCTTGCCGCCGGGGCGCGCGCACCCTAAACACTCGGCTAGAGACAAGAATTCAGAACGGGACGGCATCATCATGCGCGGCAAGGGCAAATCCACCATCGTCTGGTTGCTGATGGGGATGCTGGTCCTGGGATTGGGCGGCTTCGGCGTCACCAATTTCTCGGGCGGCACGGCGGACATCGGCACGGTGGGCGATGTCTCGATCTCGTCGCAGGACTATGCCCGCACGCTGCGCGCCGAGATGCAGGACTTCTCGGCCCGCACCGGCCGCCAGGTGACGGCGGCCGAGGCCCGCACCATCGGCATCGACCAGGCGGCGCTGGCGCGGCTCTATACCGCCGCCGCGCTCGAGGCCGAGGCGAACCGGCTGGGCGTCTCGGTCGGCGACAAGGCGGTGGCCGACCAGATCACCGCCTCGCAGGCCTTCCGCGGCATGAACGGCCAGTTCGACCGCAATGTCTATGCCGACCTGCTGAAGCGCGAGGGCATCCGCGAGGCCGAGTTCGAGCACGACCTGCGCATGGACCAGGCCCGGCTGATCCTGCAGCAGGCGGTGCTGGCCGGCGTCACCGCGCCCGAGGCGGTCACCGCCCGCGCGCAGGGCTGGCTGATGGAGACCCGCGACATCCACTGGCGCGAGCTGACCGCGGCCGACCTGGCCGCGCCCATCGCCACCCCCGACGACGCCACGCTGGAGGCCTGGCACAAGGCCAATGCCGACCGCTTCACCGCGCCCGAGATCCGCAAGATCACCTATGTCTGGCTGACCCCCGAGATGCTGGAGGGCGAGGTCGAGGTCGACGAGCAGGCGCTGCGCGACCTTTACCAAAGCCGCATCGACGAATTCCAGCGCCCCGAGCGCCGCATGGTCGAGCGGCTGGTCTTCCCGACCAGGGCCGCGGCCGAGGAAGCCAGGGCCCGGATCGACCGGGGCGAGACCACCATCGAGGCGCTGGCCGCCGAGCGCGGGCTGACGCTCAATGACATCGACCTGGGCGAGGTGACCCAGGCCGAGCTGGGCGCGGCCGGCGAGGCGGTCTTTGCGCTGGAGCAGCCGGGCGTCGCCGGGCCGGCGAGCTCGGACCTGGGCCCGGCGCTGTTTTCCATGAACGCCATCCTCGAGCCGGTGAACGTGCCCTTCGAGCAGGCCCGCGCCGACCTGCGCATCGAGGCGGCCGTCGACCGCGCCCGCCGGGTGATCGAGGACAAGGCCGGCGAATTCTCGGACCTGCTGGCCGGCGGCGCCACGCTGGAAGACCTGGCCAAGGAGACGCAGATGAAGCTCGGCCAGATCGACTGGAGCGCCGGCGCCGAGGCCGCGCCCGACAGCATCGCCGCCTATCCCGAATTCCGCCAGCACGCGGCGCAGGCGACCGAGAAGGACTTCCCGGAACTGCTGACCTTCGACGACGGCGGCGTCTTCGCCATGCGGCTGGATGCCATCCAGCCCCCGGCGCTGATCCCCTTTGCCGAGGTGCGCGACCGCGTGGCCGAGGACTGGACCCGCAACGAGACCCGCCGCCAGCTGCTGGCGCTGGCCGAGGAGCGCAAGCTCGCGGCCGAGGCGGCCGTCGCGCCCGGCATCGAGCCGGCCCCGACGGCGGCGACCGTGCCGGTCGCCCAGGCCGTCGGCGCCGCGGTCGGCAATACCGCGACCACGCCGCCCGCGGCGACGGCCCCGGCCGCCGCTGCTGCCGCGCCCGCCGCCGACCCCGGCACGCCCGCCACCAACCTGGCGCGCGGCGGCTTCATCAACGGCGTGCCGCAGGACGTCGTCGCCCAGGCCTTCCAGATCAAGGAGCCGGGCGACGCCGAGGTGGTCGATGCCGACAACCGGGTCTTCCTGGTCACGCTGGACAAGATCCACCCCGCCGCCACCGAGGGCGACGAGGCCAGCCAGATCCGCGACGGCATCAGCGCCCGGCTGGTCGACAGCCTGAACCAGGACGTGTTCGACTATTTCGCCCGCGCCCTGCAGGCGCAAAGCGGCACCACCATCAACCAGCCCGCCGTCGATGCGGTGAATGCGCAGGTCCAGTGATGGACATCTCTCCCGATTTCGCAGCCTTCGCGCAGGGCTGGGCCCAGGGCCGCAACCAGCTGCTGACCATCCGCCTGGCTGCCGATCTCGACACGCCGGTCAGCCTGATGCTGAAGCTGGCCGAGGCGGCGCCGAACAGCTTCATGCTGGAATCCGTCACCGGCGGCGAGATCCGCGGCCGCTATTCCTTCGTCGGCATGAAGCCCGACCTGATCTGGGAATGCCGCGACGGCCGCGCCCGCATCAACCGCCAGGCCCGCTATTCCGAGGAATTCCTGGCCGAGGACCGCCCGGCGCTGGACAGCCTGCGGGCCCTGATCGCCGAGAGCCGCATCGACATGCCCGAGGACGTGCCGGCCGGGGCGGCGGGGCTTTTCGGCTATCTCGGCTATGACATGATCCGCCTGGTCGAGCGGCTGCCCGACGTGAACCCCGACCCGCTGGGCCTGCCCGACGCGATGATGCTGCGCCCCTCGGTCGTCGCCGTCCTCGACGGGGTCAAGGGCGAGGTGGCGCTTTGCGCGCCGGCCTGGCACGACGCGGGCGTGCCGGTGCGCGCCGCCTATGCCCAGGCGGCCGAGCGGCTGATGGAGGCGCTGCGCGCGCTCGACCGCCAGCCGAGCGAGCCGCGCGCCCTGGGCCACGACCTGAAGATCGGCGAGCTGCGCAGCAATTTCAGCAAGCCCGCCTATCTGGCGGCGGTGGAAAAGGCCAAGGAATACATCCGCGCCGGCGACATCTTCCAGGTGGTGCCCTCGCAGCGCTGGGCGATGGATTTCCCGCTGCCGCCCTTCGCGCTCTATCGCTCGCTGCGCCGCACCAACCCCTCGCCCTTCATGTTCTTCCTGAACTTCGGCGGCTTCCAGATCGTCGGCGCCTCACCCGAGATCCTGGTGCGGCTGCGCGAGGGCCAGGTCACCGTCCGCCCCATCGCCGGCACCCGCCCGCGCGGCGCGACCCCGGCCGAGGACGACGCGCTGGAGGCCGACCTGCTGGCCGACCAGAAGGAGCTGGCCGAGCACCTGATGCTCTTGGACCTGGGCCGCAACGATGTCGGCCGGGTGGCGAAGATGGGCACCGTCACCCCGACCGAGCAGTTCATCGTCGAGCGCTATTCGCATGTCATGCACATCGTCTCGAACGTGGTTGGCGAATTGCGCGAGGGCGAGGATGCGCTGTCGGCGCTGCTGGCGGGGATGCCGGCCGGCACCGTCTCGGGCGCGCCCAAGGTCCGGGCGATGCAGATCATCGACGAGCTGGAGCCCGAGAAGCGCGGCGTGTATGCCGGCGGCGTGGGTTACTTCGCCGCGAATGGCGAGATGGATATGTGCATCGCCCTGCGCACCGGCGTCATCAAGGACGGCCAGCTTTACATCCAGGCCGGCGGCGGCGTGGTCTATGACAGCGACCCCGAGGCCGAATTCACGGAAACGGTGAACAAGAGCCGCGCCCTGCGCCGGGCGGCGGAAGAAGCGGCGCGCTTCGTGCGCGGAAACGGCTAGGGTCAGGCTCGATCCTGCGGGGGCGGCAGGTTCGACGTTGC
This portion of the Paracoccus sp. N5 genome encodes:
- a CDS encoding peptidylprolyl isomerase; translated protein: MRGKGKSTIVWLLMGMLVLGLGGFGVTNFSGGTADIGTVGDVSISSQDYARTLRAEMQDFSARTGRQVTAAEARTIGIDQAALARLYTAAALEAEANRLGVSVGDKAVADQITASQAFRGMNGQFDRNVYADLLKREGIREAEFEHDLRMDQARLILQQAVLAGVTAPEAVTARAQGWLMETRDIHWRELTAADLAAPIATPDDATLEAWHKANADRFTAPEIRKITYVWLTPEMLEGEVEVDEQALRDLYQSRIDEFQRPERRMVERLVFPTRAAAEEARARIDRGETTIEALAAERGLTLNDIDLGEVTQAELGAAGEAVFALEQPGVAGPASSDLGPALFSMNAILEPVNVPFEQARADLRIEAAVDRARRVIEDKAGEFSDLLAGGATLEDLAKETQMKLGQIDWSAGAEAAPDSIAAYPEFRQHAAQATEKDFPELLTFDDGGVFAMRLDAIQPPALIPFAEVRDRVAEDWTRNETRRQLLALAEERKLAAEAAVAPGIEPAPTAATVPVAQAVGAAVGNTATTPPAATAPAAAAAAPAADPGTPATNLARGGFINGVPQDVVAQAFQIKEPGDAEVVDADNRVFLVTLDKIHPAATEGDEASQIRDGISARLVDSLNQDVFDYFARALQAQSGTTINQPAVDAVNAQVQ
- the trpE gene encoding anthranilate synthase component I, whose translation is MDISPDFAAFAQGWAQGRNQLLTIRLAADLDTPVSLMLKLAEAAPNSFMLESVTGGEIRGRYSFVGMKPDLIWECRDGRARINRQARYSEEFLAEDRPALDSLRALIAESRIDMPEDVPAGAAGLFGYLGYDMIRLVERLPDVNPDPLGLPDAMMLRPSVVAVLDGVKGEVALCAPAWHDAGVPVRAAYAQAAERLMEALRALDRQPSEPRALGHDLKIGELRSNFSKPAYLAAVEKAKEYIRAGDIFQVVPSQRWAMDFPLPPFALYRSLRRTNPSPFMFFLNFGGFQIVGASPEILVRLREGQVTVRPIAGTRPRGATPAEDDALEADLLADQKELAEHLMLLDLGRNDVGRVAKMGTVTPTEQFIVERYSHVMHIVSNVVGELREGEDALSALLAGMPAGTVSGAPKVRAMQIIDELEPEKRGVYAGGVGYFAANGEMDMCIALRTGVIKDGQLYIQAGGGVVYDSDPEAEFTETVNKSRALRRAAEEAARFVRGNG